One Streptomyces hundungensis DNA segment encodes these proteins:
- a CDS encoding response regulator → MAGHPRQTHPPAAALTRPGSVRVLLADDQPLVRSGLRVIMADHPDLEVVGEASTGAEAVRLATEIAPDVVVMDIRMPVMDGIEATRLITAGPTATRVLVLTTFDEDDYVYGALRAGASGFVVKDMALDDILAAVRVVAAGDALIAPGVTRRLIAEFAGRPEAPPARPQRPVEGITEREREVLALIGRGRSNTEIAQDLFISVATAKSHVSRLLTKLDARDRVQLVITAYEMGLVTLPS, encoded by the coding sequence ATGGCCGGCCACCCCCGGCAGACGCATCCCCCGGCCGCCGCGCTCACACGTCCCGGCTCCGTACGCGTCCTGCTCGCCGACGACCAGCCGCTGGTACGGTCCGGCCTGCGCGTGATCATGGCCGACCACCCCGACCTCGAAGTCGTCGGCGAGGCTTCCACCGGAGCCGAGGCGGTCCGCCTGGCCACGGAGATCGCCCCCGACGTCGTGGTGATGGACATCCGGATGCCCGTCATGGACGGCATCGAAGCCACGCGCCTCATCACCGCAGGACCGACCGCGACGCGGGTGCTCGTCCTGACCACCTTCGACGAGGACGACTACGTCTACGGTGCGCTGCGCGCAGGTGCGAGCGGCTTCGTGGTGAAGGACATGGCACTCGACGACATCCTCGCGGCGGTCCGGGTGGTCGCGGCAGGCGACGCGCTGATCGCACCCGGTGTCACGCGCCGTCTGATCGCCGAGTTCGCCGGGCGCCCCGAAGCGCCCCCGGCGCGCCCGCAGCGGCCGGTGGAAGGCATCACCGAGCGGGAACGCGAGGTCTTGGCCCTGATCGGACGCGGCCGCTCCAACACCGAGATCGCGCAGGACCTCTTCATCTCCGTGGCCACCGCGAAGTCCCATGTGTCCCGCCTGCTCACCAAACTGGACGCCCGCGACCGCGTTCAACTCGTGATCACCGCCTACGAGATGGGTCTCGTCACCCTGCCCAGCTGA
- a CDS encoding GNAT family N-acetyltransferase, producing MQHVIRPVRADEWRKLKELRLAALADPAAPVAFMDTWQNASAQPDSFWQERAERASQGNSVRQFVAEGPDGEWAGTVAVLVEAEGADDIFGARVDTAQAHLVGVFVRQEFRGTGLTELLFAGALEWAWSLEEPRLHRARLFVHEDNPRAQAFYRKAGFVATGVTALLSEDGRHDLEMEIGRP from the coding sequence ATGCAGCACGTCATACGCCCCGTACGCGCCGATGAGTGGCGGAAGCTCAAAGAGCTGAGATTGGCCGCGCTTGCCGATCCCGCGGCTCCCGTGGCCTTCATGGATACCTGGCAGAACGCGTCCGCGCAGCCCGACTCGTTCTGGCAGGAGCGGGCGGAGAGGGCTTCGCAGGGGAACTCCGTACGGCAGTTCGTCGCTGAGGGGCCCGACGGGGAGTGGGCCGGCACCGTTGCCGTGCTCGTCGAGGCCGAGGGTGCGGACGACATTTTCGGGGCCCGGGTCGACACGGCACAGGCGCATCTCGTGGGCGTGTTCGTGCGGCAGGAGTTCCGGGGGACCGGGCTGACCGAGCTGCTGTTCGCGGGCGCGCTGGAGTGGGCCTGGTCGCTGGAGGAGCCGCGTCTGCACCGGGCTCGTCTCTTCGTGCACGAGGACAATCCGCGAGCCCAGGCCTTCTACCGCAAGGCCGGCTTCGTGGCGACCGGCGTCACCGCATTGCTGTCCGAGGACGGCCGGCACGATCTGGAGATGGAGATCGGGCGGCCGTAG
- a CDS encoding MarR family winged helix-turn-helix transcriptional regulator, which yields MAETTEPTEPDGPQEPTLDEQIAAYQREYRDLDPQVEKVVSALGRLNRRMNVAYGRQVAALGISNAEWEVLKTLLLAGEPYRLGPGELAKRLGLTPAAMTHRIDRMAGEGLVTRDRDENNRVRVIVELTDEGRTKWLEAMRMASDFEEDLLQDLSPQERGVLGEMLIRLLRRVEHAQPDAGGRLTDLD from the coding sequence ATGGCTGAGACCACCGAGCCCACCGAGCCCGACGGCCCCCAGGAGCCGACCCTCGACGAGCAGATCGCCGCGTACCAGCGGGAGTACCGCGACCTCGACCCCCAGGTGGAGAAGGTGGTCTCGGCGCTCGGCCGCCTGAACCGCCGGATGAACGTGGCGTACGGCCGACAGGTCGCCGCCCTCGGCATCAGCAACGCCGAGTGGGAAGTCCTCAAGACCCTGCTGCTCGCGGGCGAGCCCTACCGCCTGGGCCCCGGCGAACTCGCCAAGCGCCTCGGCCTCACCCCCGCCGCCATGACCCACCGCATCGACCGCATGGCCGGCGAGGGCCTGGTGACGCGCGACCGCGACGAGAACAACCGGGTCCGCGTCATCGTCGAGCTCACCGACGAGGGCCGCACGAAGTGGCTGGAGGCCATGCGCATGGCCAGCGACTTCGAGGAGGACCTCCTCCAGGACCTCTCCCCGCAGGAGCGCGGCGTCCTCGGCGAGATGCTGATCCGCCTCCTGCGCAGGGTGGAGCACGCCCAGCCGGACGCGGGCGGCCGCCTCACCGACCTCGACTGA